A genomic window from Leptolyngbya sp. BL0902 includes:
- a CDS encoding thioredoxin family protein, which produces MSTSVSEATFESIVLASEVPVLVHFWAPWCGLCKMINPLLNHFQAEWEGQIRLVDINADENLRLANTYRLSNLPTLLLFEGGELRQRLETFRSKDDMRQVLDSFMHQRSLRYEMSPLVRVYPQS; this is translated from the coding sequence ATGTCAACCTCCGTGAGCGAAGCCACCTTTGAATCCATTGTCCTAGCCTCAGAGGTGCCAGTATTAGTCCACTTTTGGGCTCCCTGGTGCGGGCTGTGCAAGATGATCAATCCCCTCCTGAATCACTTCCAGGCAGAGTGGGAAGGCCAAATTCGCCTCGTAGACATCAATGCTGACGAAAATCTTCGCCTCGCCAATACCTACCGCCTGTCTAATTTACCCACCCTGCTGCTGTTTGAAGGGGGCGAACTACGCCAACGCCTCGAAACTTTCCGCAGCAAAGACGACATGCGCCAAGTGCTCGATAGCTTCATGCACCAGCGCTCCCTCCGCTACGAAATGTCGCCCCTAGTGCGAGTCTATCCCCAGTCCTAG
- the ribD gene encoding bifunctional diaminohydroxyphosphoribosylaminopyrimidine deaminase/5-amino-6-(5-phosphoribosylamino)uracil reductase RibD: protein MTESFSTDPADSLHRQWMNRCLALAQQAAGLTAPNPLVGSVIVQAGDVVGEGFHPKAGQPHAEVFALRQAGDRAKGAALYVNLEPCNHTGRTPPCTEAIIQAGIHRVVVGMVDPDPRVAGSGIARLRQAGIEVVVGVEEWACQRLNEAFVCRILRQRPLSLLKYAMTLDGKIATTTGHSQWVTGPEARAAVHQLRAVCDAVVVGGNTVRCDDPHLTSHGHSAHNPRRVVMSRALDLPDQAHLWDTSTAPTTVFTSLAAPAEKRQRLEQVGVEVVVMDDLTPLNVMAHLYKQGCAQVLWECGGTLAAQAIRDGVIDKVWAFVAPKLVGGQAAPTPLGDLGIAEMSAALPLHHLTWRSLGPDLLIEGYLTPELWPREKPASQL, encoded by the coding sequence GTGACTGAGTCTTTTTCCACCGACCCCGCTGATTCCCTCCATCGACAGTGGATGAACCGCTGCCTAGCATTGGCCCAGCAAGCGGCTGGGCTAACCGCCCCTAACCCCCTAGTGGGGTCGGTGATTGTGCAGGCCGGGGACGTGGTGGGGGAGGGGTTTCATCCCAAGGCCGGACAGCCCCATGCCGAGGTGTTTGCCCTGCGACAGGCTGGGGACAGGGCCAAGGGCGCAGCGCTCTACGTTAATCTGGAACCCTGCAACCACACCGGACGGACGCCCCCCTGCACCGAGGCGATTATCCAGGCAGGGATTCATCGAGTGGTGGTGGGCATGGTGGATCCTGACCCACGGGTGGCTGGCAGCGGCATTGCGCGGTTGCGTCAGGCTGGCATTGAGGTGGTTGTGGGCGTCGAAGAATGGGCCTGTCAGCGGTTGAACGAAGCGTTTGTGTGCCGCATTTTGCGCCAGCGCCCCCTTAGTCTACTGAAGTATGCCATGACCCTAGACGGCAAAATTGCCACCACGACGGGCCACAGCCAATGGGTGACGGGGCCGGAGGCAAGGGCGGCGGTGCACCAACTGCGGGCGGTGTGCGATGCGGTAGTGGTGGGCGGCAACACTGTGCGCTGCGATGATCCCCACCTCACCAGCCACGGTCACAGTGCCCATAATCCCCGCCGAGTGGTGATGAGTCGCGCCCTTGACCTGCCCGATCAGGCGCACCTGTGGGATACCTCAACGGCTCCCACAACGGTGTTTACTAGCCTCGCTGCCCCTGCGGAAAAGCGTCAACGCTTGGAGCAGGTCGGGGTTGAGGTCGTGGTCATGGATGATCTGACTCCCTTGAATGTGATGGCCCATTTGTACAAGCAAGGCTGCGCTCAGGTGCTGTGGGAATGCGGCGGCACCCTGGCGGCCCAGGCCATTCGAGATGGGGTCATCGACAAGGTTTGGGCCTTTGTGGCCCCCAAACTGGTGGGCGGTCAGGCAGCACCGACCCCCCTGGGGGATTTGGGCATCGCGGAAATGTCTGCCGCGCTGCCCCTGCACCACCTCACCTGGCGATCCCTAGGGCCAGACCTATTGATTGAGGGCTATCTAACCCCCGAACTTTGGCCGCGCGAAAAGCCTGCATCCCAGTTATAG
- a CDS encoding ABC1 kinase family protein, which produces MTGEDPNTLWAYDAAVIARQFRWRWWTLGTRIVQILWWLGTFVLGLKFDQWFRREEQNRQKRASQLRQVLIDLGPTFIKVGQALSTRPDLVRKDFLEELTKLQDQLPPFSTPLARAIIEAELGYSPEEIFSSISPAPVAAASLGQVYRARLFSGEEVAVKVQRPNLRPLLSRDLYLMRWAAGWIARFLPLNLGHDLTLIVDEFGIKLFEEIDYLNEGRNAERFAANFKDDPTVKVPVIYWRYSSHRVLTLEWIEGRKLTDTEGMAEANLDQNRLIEIGVTSGLRQLLEFGFFHADPHPGNLFAIADGRMAYIDFGMMDQLDQTTKETLVDAVVYLINQDFERLGTAFVKLGFLTPETELGPIIPALKRVLGDAMGAKVRDFNFKSITDQFSELMYDYPFRVPAKFALIIRSLVTQEGLALSLNPDFKIVDVAYPYVARRLLLGETPALRQRLLEVIFKDGQLQWQRLENMLAIARSDSNFDVLPTAGLGIRYLMSEEGLHLRRMLLLALTENDRLHTAEVQRLWDLVKEDITVDRVLEAAWGALTTYSLDQAEQLVPGVGGLRQALQV; this is translated from the coding sequence GTGACTGGTGAAGATCCCAATACGTTGTGGGCCTATGATGCTGCCGTCATTGCCCGTCAGTTTCGGTGGCGATGGTGGACGTTGGGGACGAGGATTGTGCAAATCCTCTGGTGGCTGGGCACCTTCGTCCTGGGGCTGAAGTTTGACCAATGGTTCCGGCGCGAGGAACAAAACCGCCAGAAACGCGCCTCCCAACTGCGGCAGGTGTTGATTGATCTGGGGCCAACCTTCATCAAGGTAGGGCAAGCCCTCTCCACCCGGCCCGACCTGGTACGGAAGGACTTTTTGGAAGAGTTGACCAAGCTTCAGGATCAGCTTCCGCCCTTTTCCACGCCCCTAGCCCGGGCCATTATCGAAGCGGAACTGGGCTACTCCCCGGAAGAAATTTTTAGCAGCATCTCCCCGGCCCCGGTGGCGGCGGCGAGTTTGGGCCAAGTCTACCGGGCGCGGCTCTTTTCTGGAGAAGAGGTAGCGGTGAAGGTGCAGCGGCCCAACCTGCGGCCCTTGCTCAGCCGCGATCTGTACCTGATGCGCTGGGCGGCGGGGTGGATAGCCCGGTTCCTGCCCCTCAACCTGGGCCACGACCTCACCCTGATCGTGGACGAGTTTGGCATCAAGCTCTTCGAGGAAATTGACTACCTCAACGAAGGCCGCAACGCCGAGCGCTTTGCCGCCAACTTCAAGGACGACCCCACGGTGAAGGTGCCCGTCATCTACTGGCGCTACAGCAGCCACCGGGTGCTTACCCTGGAATGGATCGAAGGCCGCAAGCTCACCGACACCGAGGGCATGGCCGAGGCCAACCTGGATCAAAACCGCCTGATTGAAATTGGCGTCACCTCCGGGCTGCGACAACTACTAGAGTTTGGCTTTTTCCACGCCGACCCCCACCCCGGCAACCTGTTTGCCATCGCCGATGGTCGCATGGCCTACATCGACTTTGGCATGATGGATCAGCTCGATCAGACCACCAAGGAAACCCTGGTGGATGCCGTGGTTTATCTGATTAACCAAGATTTTGAACGCCTGGGCACCGCCTTTGTCAAACTGGGCTTCCTCACCCCCGAAACCGAACTGGGGCCGATTATCCCCGCCCTCAAACGGGTGCTGGGAGATGCCATGGGGGCCAAGGTACGGGACTTCAATTTCAAGAGCATCACCGACCAGTTCTCGGAACTGATGTACGACTACCCCTTCCGGGTGCCCGCCAAGTTTGCCCTGATTATTCGTTCCCTCGTCACCCAAGAGGGGTTGGCCCTCAGCCTCAATCCCGACTTCAAGATTGTGGATGTGGCCTATCCCTACGTGGCGCGGCGTTTACTGCTGGGCGAAACTCCGGCCTTGCGGCAACGGCTGCTGGAGGTCATCTTCAAAGACGGTCAGCTCCAGTGGCAGCGGCTGGAAAATATGCTGGCTATCGCCCGCAGCGACAGCAACTTTGACGTTCTGCCCACCGCTGGCCTTGGCATTCGCTACCTGATGTCCGAGGAGGGGCTACACCTGCGCCGAATGCTGCTGCTGGCCCTCACCGAAAACGACCGCCTCCACACCGCCGAAGTCCAACGCCTGTGGGACTTGGTGAAGGAGGACATCACCGTGGATCGTGTCCTAGAGGCCGCCTGGGGAGCCCTAACCACCTATTCCCTAGACCAAGCGGAACAGTTGGTGCCGGGGGTGGGCGGTTTGCGTCAGGCGCTTCAGGTTTAG
- a CDS encoding DegT/DnrJ/EryC1/StrS family aminotransferase, producing the protein MIPPVDLTEQFKLIQAEVNTAVAEVLASGQYINGPIVKTFTEAFGRSVGTDHCVVCNSGTDALYLALRALNIGPGDEVITSPFTFIATAEVISAVGATPVFVDIDLDTFNIDITQIAAAITPRSRAIIPVHLFGRPVDMGPLLDIASRHQLAVIEDCAQATGATWQGKPVGSLGHVGCFSFFPTKNLGGCGDGGAITTNDPNLADTMTMLREHGSRVRYHHAAIGINSRLDSVQAAILDIKLRYLDQWNQQRAAVAQRYATLLSDVEGIVLPQAPTFGQSVWNQYTLRIAGATAEGQERNQIQQRMREAGVICMVYYPIPLHLQEVYQSLGYKPGDFPQAEAAAHQVLSLPMFPELDAARQEVIANTLKQVLAEVGLKAAQYC; encoded by the coding sequence GTGATTCCACCTGTTGATCTGACGGAGCAGTTCAAGCTAATCCAAGCCGAGGTGAACACGGCAGTGGCAGAGGTGCTGGCGTCGGGCCAGTATATCAATGGCCCCATTGTTAAGACCTTTACCGAAGCCTTTGGCCGCTCGGTGGGCACTGACCACTGCGTGGTGTGCAACTCCGGTACCGACGCCCTCTACCTGGCCCTCCGCGCCCTCAACATTGGCCCCGGCGACGAGGTGATCACCTCTCCCTTCACCTTCATCGCCACCGCTGAGGTGATTAGTGCCGTAGGGGCCACCCCCGTGTTTGTGGATATCGACCTCGATACCTTCAATATCGACATTACCCAAATCGCTGCCGCCATTACCCCCCGCAGTCGCGCCATCATTCCCGTGCACCTGTTTGGCCGTCCGGTGGATATGGGGCCACTGCTAGATATTGCCAGCCGTCACCAACTGGCGGTGATTGAAGACTGCGCCCAGGCCACCGGGGCCACCTGGCAGGGTAAACCTGTCGGCAGCCTTGGCCATGTGGGGTGCTTTAGTTTCTTCCCCACCAAAAACCTGGGCGGCTGCGGCGATGGTGGAGCCATTACCACCAACGATCCCAACCTGGCCGATACTATGACCATGCTGCGGGAGCACGGCAGTCGAGTGCGCTACCACCACGCGGCCATCGGCATCAACAGCCGTCTAGATTCTGTGCAGGCCGCGATTTTAGACATCAAACTGCGCTACCTGGATCAGTGGAACCAGCAACGCGCCGCTGTCGCCCAACGCTACGCAACCCTGCTGTCCGACGTGGAGGGCATTGTGTTGCCCCAGGCTCCCACCTTTGGCCAGTCTGTCTGGAACCAGTACACCCTGCGGATTGCCGGAGCCACCGCCGAGGGCCAGGAGCGCAACCAGATCCAGCAGCGAATGCGGGAAGCCGGGGTGATCTGCATGGTGTATTACCCCATTCCCCTACACCTTCAGGAGGTGTATCAGTCCTTAGGCTACAAACCGGGCGATTTTCCCCAGGCCGAAGCCGCCGCCCATCAAGTGCTGTCCCTGCCTATGTTCCCCGAACTGGATGCCGCCCGCCAGGAGGTGATCGCCAACACCCTGAAGCAGGTGCTGGCCGAAGTGGGTTTGAAGGCAGCGCAATACTGCTAG